The Methanobacterium sp. Maddingley MBC34 genome window below encodes:
- a CDS encoding ABC-type cobalamin/Fe3+-siderophore transport system, ATPase component (PFAM: ABC transporter) yields the protein MNPLMEIKGCSFAYDDNENIFEDINFSITQGDIFCILGANGTGKTTLIKCLTGLMKPNSGEIIIDGQDMNSFSRADLAKNIGYIPQIHNSTFPFTVLDVVLMGRSPHLDMFESPSEKDYEIALKALESLNISYMKDRPYTEISGGEQQLVFIARVLAQEPSILILDEPTSHLDFGNQIRTLNIIQKLASEGLAVIMSSHFPDHAFISATKVALMNEKRFIALGKPEDVITPQNMKRIYGIDVQILDVGGRMACVP from the coding sequence ATGAACCCTCTTATGGAGATAAAAGGTTGTTCATTTGCCTATGATGATAATGAGAATATTTTTGAGGATATAAATTTTTCAATTACTCAAGGAGATATTTTCTGCATTCTGGGTGCCAATGGTACCGGTAAAACCACCCTGATTAAATGTTTAACCGGTCTTATGAAGCCTAATTCAGGAGAGATCATTATTGATGGCCAGGATATGAATTCTTTTTCCCGTGCAGATCTGGCCAAAAATATTGGTTACATCCCTCAAATTCATAATTCAACCTTTCCGTTTACTGTCTTGGATGTAGTGTTAATGGGCAGATCTCCTCATCTGGACATGTTTGAATCTCCTTCTGAAAAGGACTATGAGATCGCCTTAAAAGCCCTGGAATCCTTGAATATTAGTTATATGAAGGATAGACCCTACACTGAGATAAGTGGTGGTGAACAGCAGCTGGTTTTCATTGCCCGGGTTTTGGCCCAAGAACCCAGTATTCTTATTCTGGATGAACCCACTTCCCACCTTGATTTTGGTAATCAAATTCGAACCTTGAATATTATACAAAAACTGGCCAGCGAAGGTCTAGCTGTGATAATGTCCTCCCACTTCCCAGACCATGCATTTATTTCTGCCACTAAAGTGGCCCTTATGAATGAGAAAAGATTCATAGCCCTGGGAAAACCAGAAGATGTCATCACCCCCCAGAACATGAAACGTATTTACGGTATTGATGTACAGATTTTGGATGTTGGGGGAAGGATGGCCTGTGTTCCTTGA